One window from the genome of Methyloradius palustris encodes:
- a CDS encoding TetR/AcrR family transcriptional regulator has protein sequence MPPKHKTADERLQLHTSILDAARELFVERGVEATTMREIAKRIGYSPTALYLHFKDKDDILRALCETDFLALAAGLQSIIGIHDVRQRLSMLCDGYAEFALSHPNHYRLMFMTPQPVIDKTELKMIHRGNPEQDAYAQLKSIVQDAFEGGHFRPELTNVDLISQTLWAGIHGACSLQISKGNDDWVEWRPIAERIQMMRETLMIGILRADQTKM, from the coding sequence ATGCCACCCAAGCACAAAACCGCCGATGAGCGCCTGCAACTACATACCAGCATTCTGGATGCTGCTCGCGAACTATTTGTAGAGCGCGGCGTGGAAGCCACCACCATGCGCGAAATTGCAAAACGCATCGGATACTCGCCGACCGCGCTATATCTGCATTTCAAAGATAAAGACGATATTTTGCGCGCCCTGTGCGAAACCGACTTTCTGGCATTGGCAGCGGGTTTGCAATCCATCATAGGCATCCATGACGTACGCCAGCGGCTGAGCATGTTGTGCGACGGATATGCGGAATTCGCGCTTAGCCACCCCAACCACTACCGCCTGATGTTCATGACACCACAGCCAGTCATCGACAAAACAGAACTAAAAATGATTCATCGCGGCAACCCCGAGCAGGACGCATACGCACAGCTGAAATCTATCGTTCAGGATGCATTTGAAGGTGGACACTTTCGGCCTGAGCTAACCAATGTAGACCTGATTTCGCAAACCTTATGGGCAGGCATTCACGGCGCATGTTCATTGCAAATCAGCAAAGGCAATGATGACTGGGTGGAGTGGCGGCCAATTGCAGAACGTATCCAAATGATGCGCGAAACGCTGATGATCGGCATTTTGCGAGCAGACCAAACAAAGATGTAA
- a CDS encoding efflux RND transporter periplasmic adaptor subunit — MIMHINKKLALLILLATPLVACKRPEPAEPPPRPALTMQIDASSSAQEGWLVGEVRPRFESAQGFRIGGKITARKVEVGDIVKKGQVLAVLDTADTGLALASAEAQIRAAEADSALAKADYERQSQLLKRNFISAAALDSFDAKAKATAARVAQLRADADVAKHQSQYTSLIAERDGVITEIHAEPGQVVSSGETVAKVAVPDVLEVLIAVPESRIKNLAAGSATAVRLWADRSKPYAGKIREISPSADSLTRTFNVRVSVTNPDAGIHMGMTAGVKLPSPANSNASEESHSYTIPSSAVTEQNGTTLAWVVDDKTHKVQPRSISVGPYTESGVTVSSGLSEGETIVVAGVHALVAGQVVTPVAAHINQ, encoded by the coding sequence ATGATCATGCACATCAATAAAAAATTAGCACTGTTAATCCTGTTAGCCACTCCGCTTGTCGCTTGCAAACGACCCGAGCCTGCCGAGCCGCCTCCACGGCCTGCGCTCACCATGCAAATAGATGCTTCATCAAGCGCACAAGAAGGCTGGTTGGTTGGTGAAGTGCGCCCCAGATTTGAATCCGCACAAGGCTTTCGCATAGGTGGCAAGATCACCGCACGCAAAGTTGAAGTAGGCGATATTGTGAAAAAAGGCCAGGTACTGGCTGTACTTGATACTGCGGATACTGGGCTGGCATTAGCCTCGGCAGAAGCACAAATACGCGCCGCTGAAGCAGACTCCGCACTTGCCAAAGCAGATTATGAAAGACAAAGCCAACTGCTCAAGCGCAACTTTATCTCCGCTGCCGCCCTTGATAGTTTTGATGCAAAAGCAAAAGCAACAGCTGCTCGCGTTGCGCAATTACGTGCTGATGCAGATGTGGCAAAACACCAATCTCAATACACCTCACTGATTGCAGAGCGTGATGGCGTGATTACAGAAATACACGCCGAGCCTGGCCAAGTGGTTTCCAGTGGCGAAACGGTTGCAAAAGTAGCGGTGCCCGATGTGCTGGAAGTGTTGATTGCAGTGCCTGAATCACGCATCAAAAACCTTGCGGCAGGTAGCGCAACCGCAGTGAGGCTTTGGGCTGACCGTAGCAAACCCTATGCGGGAAAAATACGAGAAATATCGCCTTCAGCAGACAGCCTGACGCGCACTTTCAATGTACGTGTGAGCGTCACCAATCCTGATGCGGGCATTCATATGGGCATGACCGCAGGTGTGAAATTACCTAGCCCTGCCAATAGCAACGCAAGCGAAGAAAGCCACAGCTACACCATCCCCAGCTCGGCAGTCACGGAACAAAATGGCACAACACTGGCTTGGGTGGTGGACGATAAAACACACAAAGTACAACCAAGAAGTATCAGTGTTGGCCCCTATACTGAATCAGGCGTAACCGTAAGCAGCGGCTTGAGTGAGGGCGAGACCATCGTAGTTGCTGGCGTGCACGCGCTGGTGGCTGGCCAGGTAGTCACACCTGTAGCTGCCCACATCAACCAATAG
- a CDS encoding efflux RND transporter permease subunit, which produces MTTPDPSTKTGFNLSDWALHHQKLVLYFMLVLTIAGLVAYTHLGQSEDPPFTFKVMVVRTGWPGASAQEVAEQVTDKLEKTLQEVPHVDFLRSYSRPGESLIFVLAKDSTPKSEVPNMWYQVRKRVNDIRNTLPDGIEGPTFNDDFGDVYGNLYTLSGDGYDYAELKRQADIVRAELLKVSDVAKVDYFGEQKQKIFIELTNAKLATLGLDIQTLISTLQRQNAVTTAGAFDTSAERIRIAATGRFDQIEALRDIRFRAGNNEFRLGDVAKVYSGYEDPPTQRIRYMNKEAILIGVSMVDGGDIIQLGHGLDNATTKIAAHLPVGLKLDTVSSQPRSVARSVNEFVHSLAEALIIVLAVSLLSLGWRTGFVVAITIPVVLAITFLVMDIFGVGLHKISLGALILALGLLVDDAIIAVEMMASKMEQGWDRMRAASFAFTSTAIPMLTGTLVTVAGFLPIAMAQSATGEYTRTLFQVPAIALLISWLAAVIFVPYLGFHLLPKPKAHDAHDLDIYSSGFYKRFRSLVTQCVKHRWIVIAITVSMFAAAIAEFGLVQQQFFPDSTRPELIVDLRLAEGVSYAATESEVKKLESWLGKQEGIENYVAYVGTGSPRFYLPLDQQLAQRNFAQFVVLTKDSKAREALRSKLLHLFDTDFPTLRASVLRLENGPPVGFPVQFRISGPDIPQLRNIAHNIADVMRTNPHLTNVQLDWDEPTKVMQVEIDQSKARLLGISSAEIANILNAATQGLYVTEFRDGIEKIDLVVRGSPAERHYLSHLPDLMIPNATGKSVPLSQIATINSTFEDGVIWRRNRMPTITVRANLLGNIQAPVVSGQVEEKLAEIRKQLPLGYQLETGGAVEESAKGSKSIGAGVPVFIFVVLTILMIQLQSFSRTMLVLLTAPLGLIGVTIALLVFDKPFGFVAMLGTIALSGMIMRNSVILVDQIEQDKLAGKPDWEAVVESTVRRFRPIVLTAAAAILAMIPLVDNAFFGPMAVAIMGGLTVATMLTLLSLPAIYAAWYKVKMPTQTKDL; this is translated from the coding sequence ATGACAACTCCTGATCCATCCACTAAAACGGGTTTCAATTTATCCGACTGGGCATTGCACCACCAAAAACTGGTGTTGTATTTCATGCTGGTACTGACCATTGCTGGCTTGGTGGCTTATACCCACTTAGGTCAATCTGAAGACCCACCATTCACGTTCAAAGTGATGGTCGTTCGCACAGGCTGGCCTGGTGCCAGTGCGCAAGAAGTAGCAGAACAGGTGACCGACAAACTTGAAAAAACTCTGCAAGAAGTACCGCATGTGGATTTCTTGCGCAGTTATTCACGCCCAGGCGAGTCACTGATATTCGTGCTGGCGAAAGATTCGACGCCAAAAAGTGAAGTGCCCAATATGTGGTACCAGGTGCGCAAACGCGTGAACGATATTCGCAACACCCTGCCCGATGGTATTGAAGGCCCGACCTTCAATGACGATTTCGGTGATGTATATGGCAACCTCTATACGCTCAGTGGCGATGGCTACGATTATGCTGAACTCAAGCGGCAGGCCGATATAGTCCGCGCAGAGTTGCTTAAGGTGTCTGATGTTGCCAAGGTGGATTATTTTGGCGAACAGAAGCAAAAGATATTCATCGAGCTCACTAACGCCAAGCTGGCTACGTTGGGTTTGGATATCCAAACCCTGATCAGCACTTTGCAAAGGCAAAATGCCGTAACAACTGCTGGAGCTTTTGATACTTCGGCCGAACGCATCCGCATTGCGGCCACTGGTCGTTTTGACCAGATTGAAGCGCTGCGCGATATACGTTTCCGAGCAGGCAATAACGAGTTCAGGCTGGGCGATGTCGCCAAGGTGTATAGCGGCTATGAAGACCCGCCTACGCAGCGCATCCGCTATATGAATAAAGAAGCCATACTGATTGGTGTATCCATGGTGGATGGTGGCGATATTATCCAGCTGGGGCATGGGCTCGATAATGCCACGACTAAAATTGCCGCGCATTTACCAGTGGGTTTAAAGCTGGATACGGTGTCTTCACAACCTCGCTCAGTGGCTCGCTCGGTCAATGAGTTCGTGCATTCACTGGCTGAAGCCTTGATTATCGTGTTAGCGGTCAGCCTGTTATCACTGGGGTGGCGCACAGGTTTTGTGGTGGCGATTACCATTCCCGTAGTGCTCGCCATCACCTTTCTCGTGATGGATATATTCGGCGTTGGCCTGCATAAAATATCGCTTGGCGCACTGATACTGGCTTTAGGCTTGCTGGTAGATGATGCCATCATCGCGGTCGAAATGATGGCGTCCAAGATGGAACAAGGCTGGGATAGAATGCGCGCCGCTTCATTTGCCTTTACCTCCACCGCCATTCCTATGCTTACTGGCACACTGGTCACGGTAGCAGGTTTTCTACCGATTGCCATGGCGCAATCGGCCACGGGCGAATACACGCGCACCCTGTTTCAGGTCCCTGCGATTGCCCTGCTCATTTCATGGCTGGCAGCGGTGATATTCGTGCCTTATCTTGGCTTCCATCTGTTGCCAAAACCAAAAGCGCACGATGCACATGATCTCGATATTTATAGTTCAGGCTTTTACAAGCGCTTTCGCAGCTTGGTCACGCAATGCGTGAAACATCGCTGGATCGTCATAGCGATTACCGTATCAATGTTCGCTGCAGCCATCGCGGAGTTTGGTCTGGTACAGCAACAGTTTTTCCCTGACTCCACCAGACCTGAGCTGATTGTAGATCTACGTCTAGCAGAAGGTGTTTCATACGCCGCTACCGAAAGCGAAGTAAAAAAACTGGAAAGCTGGCTAGGCAAGCAAGAAGGCATTGAAAACTACGTCGCCTATGTTGGCACAGGCAGCCCGCGCTTTTACCTGCCACTAGACCAGCAACTGGCACAACGCAATTTCGCGCAATTTGTCGTGCTGACAAAAGACAGCAAAGCGCGTGAAGCCTTGCGTAGCAAACTATTGCACTTATTTGATACTGACTTCCCCACCTTGCGTGCTTCGGTATTACGTTTGGAAAACGGCCCGCCCGTTGGCTTCCCGGTGCAGTTCCGCATCTCGGGGCCAGATATTCCACAGCTACGCAACATTGCACACAACATTGCCGATGTGATGCGCACCAATCCACACCTGACCAATGTGCAACTGGACTGGGACGAGCCGACCAAGGTGATGCAAGTGGAAATAGACCAATCCAAAGCTAGGCTTCTCGGTATTAGCTCGGCAGAGATCGCCAATATCCTGAATGCGGCTACACAAGGGCTATATGTCACGGAGTTTCGTGATGGCATTGAAAAGATTGATCTAGTTGTCCGCGGCTCACCAGCCGAGCGCCATTATTTGTCGCACTTGCCAGATTTAATGATTCCCAATGCCACAGGCAAAAGTGTGCCGCTCTCGCAAATTGCTACCATCAACTCCACTTTTGAAGATGGTGTGATCTGGCGTCGCAATCGCATGCCAACCATTACTGTGCGCGCTAACTTGCTAGGCAATATACAAGCGCCTGTTGTCTCTGGGCAAGTAGAAGAAAAACTTGCAGAGATTCGCAAACAATTGCCATTGGGTTATCAACTGGAAACTGGCGGCGCGGTTGAAGAATCCGCCAAGGGCAGCAAGTCTATTGGCGCAGGCGTGCCCGTGTTTATCTTTGTGGTACTGACCATTTTGATGATTCAGCTACAAAGCTTCTCGCGCACCATGCTGGTATTGCTTACAGCGCCACTGGGCTTGATTGGCGTGACCATTGCGCTATTGGTCTTTGATAAACCATTCGGCTTTGTCGCCATGCTCGGCACCATTGCGCTCTCCGGCATGATCATGCGCAACTCGGTGATTCTGGTGGACCAGATTGAGCAAGATAAACTGGCTGGAAAACCAGACTGGGAAGCGGTTGTAGAATCTACCGTGCGCCGCTTCAGGCCGATAGTATTAACCGCCGCTGCCGCAATCCTGGCCATGATTCCGCTAGTCGACAATGCTTTCTTTGGCCCGATGGCAGTCGCGATTATGGGCGGGTTAACGGTGGCAACCATGCTCACATTGCTATCACTGCCCGCCATTTATGCAGCTTGGTACAAAGTAAAAATGCCAACGCAAACGAAAGACCTTTAA
- a CDS encoding protein-L-isoaspartate O-methyltransferase family protein, translating into MHTQPVSTPFNTAEAVEQARFNMIEQQIRTWEVLDGNVLDLLKKVPRENFVPVQYSGLAFADLEIPLGNGELMLSPKIEGRIMQALEIKKTDKVLEIGTGSGYLTALLASQAAHVYSVEIMPDLSYQADKRLQDHNINNVTLEIGDAANGWTAHGPYDVIVFGGSLPLSPTHAQQSLAIGGRMFVVVGDLPAMQAIMIRRISEDGFKRDVLFETALPILSNALQPDRFSF; encoded by the coding sequence ATGCATACACAGCCAGTTTCTACCCCATTCAATACAGCAGAGGCCGTTGAACAAGCCCGCTTCAACATGATTGAACAGCAAATCCGCACTTGGGAAGTGCTGGATGGCAATGTGCTTGATCTGCTAAAAAAAGTGCCGCGCGAAAATTTTGTGCCAGTGCAATACAGCGGACTGGCTTTCGCTGACCTCGAAATACCGCTGGGCAATGGCGAACTCATGCTTTCACCCAAGATTGAAGGCCGCATTATGCAGGCGCTGGAAATCAAGAAAACTGACAAGGTTTTAGAAATTGGGACTGGCAGCGGGTATCTAACTGCACTGCTGGCAAGCCAAGCTGCACATGTGTATAGCGTTGAGATCATGCCCGACCTCAGCTACCAAGCAGACAAAAGACTGCAAGACCACAACATCAACAACGTCACGCTGGAAATTGGCGATGCCGCCAATGGCTGGACAGCACATGGCCCTTACGATGTGATTGTGTTTGGTGGTTCATTGCCCCTTAGCCCAACCCATGCGCAGCAATCACTTGCGATTGGTGGCCGTATGTTTGTTGTAGTCGGCGATCTGCCAGCCATGCAGGCCATCATGATCAGGCGCATTTCAGAAGATGGTTTTAAACGCGATGTGCTGTTTGAAACTGCCCTGCCTATATTATCTAACGCACTGCAACCAGACCGATTCAGCTTCTGA
- the thiC gene encoding phosphomethylpyrimidine synthase ThiC yields MNTIDKNLHAKFDGETAEIDAGTTQPFAKSRKVYIEGSRPDIRVPFREISLSDTPSMFGAGKDEKNPPVMVYDTSGPYTDPTISIDIRNGLPAMRAKWIEERNDTEQLDGPSSEFGQQRKTDPALTAMRFNLTRKPRRAKAGMNVSQMHYARKGIITPEMEYIAIRENQRRENMSELLQTQHKGHDFGASIPKVITPEFVRSEVALGRAIIPLNINHPEIEPMIIGRNFLVKINANIGNSALGSSITEEVEKMVWGTRWGGDTVMDLSTGKNIHETREWIIRNSPVPIGTVPIYQALEKVNGKAEELTWEIFRDTLIEQAEQGVDYFTIHAGVRLAYIPMTAKRMTGIVSRGGSIMAKWCLAHHKESFLYEHFEDICEIMKAYDVSFSLGDGLRPGSIYDANDEAQFAELKTLGELTQIAWKHDVQCMIEGPGHVPMHLIKENMELQLEHCGEAPFYTLGPLTTDIAPGYDHITSGIGAAMIGWYGCAMLCYVTPKEHLGLPDKEDVRVGIITYKIAAHAADLAKGHPGAQIRDNALSKARFEFRWEDQFNLGLDPEKAKEFHDETLPQEGAKQAHFCSMCGPHFCSMKISQDVRDYAAEQGVSEQEALQKGMQEKAIEFVKKGSEVYQKV; encoded by the coding sequence ATGAATACCATCGATAAAAACCTGCATGCTAAATTTGACGGCGAAACCGCTGAGATTGATGCAGGCACCACACAGCCTTTTGCCAAGTCACGTAAAGTTTATATTGAAGGTTCGCGCCCAGATATTCGCGTGCCGTTCCGTGAGATTTCATTGTCAGATACGCCATCTATGTTCGGCGCTGGCAAAGATGAGAAGAACCCGCCTGTCATGGTCTATGACACATCAGGCCCCTATACTGATCCAACAATCAGCATCGATATCCGCAATGGCTTGCCAGCCATGCGTGCAAAGTGGATTGAAGAACGTAACGATACCGAGCAACTAGATGGCCCAAGCTCTGAGTTTGGCCAACAACGTAAAACTGACCCTGCTCTTACCGCAATGCGTTTCAACCTGACGCGCAAACCACGCCGCGCCAAAGCTGGTATGAATGTCAGCCAGATGCATTACGCACGTAAAGGCATCATCACGCCGGAGATGGAATACATCGCCATCCGTGAAAACCAGCGCCGCGAAAACATGAGCGAATTGTTGCAAACGCAGCATAAAGGCCATGATTTTGGCGCGAGCATCCCTAAAGTGATTACGCCAGAATTCGTGCGTAGTGAAGTAGCCCTTGGCCGCGCGATTATTCCGTTGAACATTAACCACCCTGAAATCGAGCCGATGATCATTGGCCGTAATTTCCTGGTGAAGATCAATGCCAATATCGGCAACTCTGCGCTAGGCTCTTCAATTACTGAAGAAGTAGAAAAAATGGTCTGGGGCACCCGTTGGGGTGGCGATACCGTGATGGATTTGTCTACGGGCAAAAACATCCACGAAACGCGCGAATGGATCATTCGCAATTCACCCGTGCCGATTGGTACAGTTCCGATCTATCAGGCGCTGGAAAAGGTCAACGGCAAGGCCGAAGAGCTGACTTGGGAAATTTTCCGCGACACCCTGATTGAGCAAGCTGAACAAGGCGTGGATTACTTCACTATCCATGCGGGTGTTCGTTTGGCTTACATCCCAATGACTGCCAAGCGCATGACGGGTATCGTGTCGCGCGGTGGTTCGATTATGGCGAAATGGTGTCTGGCGCATCATAAAGAAAGCTTCCTTTACGAGCACTTTGAAGACATCTGCGAAATCATGAAGGCTTACGATGTGAGCTTCTCACTCGGTGATGGCCTGCGTCCGGGTTCTATTTACGATGCCAATGATGAAGCGCAATTTGCCGAGCTGAAAACACTAGGTGAGTTGACACAGATCGCTTGGAAGCACGACGTACAGTGCATGATCGAAGGTCCAGGCCACGTGCCTATGCACTTGATCAAGGAAAACATGGAGCTGCAACTGGAACACTGTGGTGAAGCTCCGTTCTACACACTAGGTCCATTAACCACCGACATTGCGCCAGGTTATGACCATATCACTTCGGGCATAGGCGCCGCCATGATCGGTTGGTACGGCTGTGCCATGCTGTGTTACGTCACACCAAAAGAGCATTTGGGCTTGCCAGATAAAGAAGATGTGCGTGTTGGTATCATCACTTACAAGATCGCCGCCCACGCTGCTGACTTGGCTAAGGGTCATCCGGGTGCGCAAATCCGCGACAACGCACTTTCAAAAGCACGTTTCGAATTTCGCTGGGAAGATCAATTTAATTTGGGTCTAGATCCAGAAAAAGCCAAGGAATTCCACGACGAAACCCTGCCACAAGAAGGCGCCAAACAAGCGCATTTCTGCTCCATGTGCGGCCCGCATTTCTGCTCCATGAAAATTTCGCAAGATGTACGCGACTATGCAGCCGAGCAAGGTGTTTCAGAACAGGAAGCCCTGCAAAAAGGCATGCAGGAAAAAGCCATTGAGTTTGTGAAAAAGGGCTCAGAGGTTTATCAGAAAGTCTAA